From Leptidea sinapis chromosome 12, ilLepSina1.1, whole genome shotgun sequence, the proteins below share one genomic window:
- the LOC126967081 gene encoding insulin-like growth factor-binding protein complex acid labile subunit, whose translation MGGGGLGESAAPFTISTMALLRHVNFFATLRPNTLFVALLALQVVTAASALANCPGGCSCNDDTLVVVCEESRLDVLPIVLNPSIQRLIIRNNKIKTIDASMVFYTDLQHLDLSQNHLVSIPDKSFAYQRKLQELHLNHNKISAVANTTFQGLGSLTVLNLKRNFLEELTSGIFTTLPKLEELNLGQNRISRIDPRAFSGLSALRILYLDDNQLSSVPTASFSLLGSLAELHVGLNAFSFLPDDAFAGLNRLTVLDLNGAGLSNISENAFRGLPGLRSLNLFGNRLMTVPTQQLSGLTRLEELFIGQNDFHALEIHSFKGLKNLKLIDVTGATQLERVAKGAFEDNLNLETIVLVNNKKLSAVEEGSFLSLPKLRHVLLRDNAIQTLSETTFIGKELKQLDLTDNPIFCDCQLLWLRTLLNEKSNFTQIQCANPDHLRDKYLRALTADDLGCVLHDSRQQTIICIIVVACVAVVATLVLILYRYRKSMQEKLKDYKWNKGRKNLEYHKPISTEEDCIVRGIHPAHYPGQYPAQYPGQLPAASAHGPGLRPIPVTEL comes from the exons atggCGTTACTCCGGCACGTGAACTTCTTTGCGACGCTAAGACCTAACACCTTATTT GTGGCGCTGCTGGCTCTGCAGGTTGTCACGGCGGCGTCGGCACTGGCCAACTGCCCTGGCGGCTGCAGCTGTAACGACGACACGCTGGTCGTGGTCTGCGAGGAGAGCCGCCTCGACGTGCTGCCCATAGTCCTCAACCCGTCCATCCAGCGGCTGATCATCCGCAACAACAAGATCAAGACCATCGACGCGTCGATGGTGTTCTACACGGACCTGCAACACTTAGACCTGTCCCAGAATCACCTCGTCAGCATACCCGACAAGAGCTTCGCTTACCAGCGCAAGTTGCAAGAGTTGCATTTAAACCACAACAAGATATCGGCGGTCGCCAACACGACGTTCCAGGGGTTGGGATCCCTAACGGTGCTCAATCTAAAACGGAACTTCCTAGAAGAGCTTACGAGCGGCATATTCACTACCCTCCCAAAGTTGGAAGAGCTAAACTTGGGTCAAAACAGGATATCAAGAATCGATCCCCGAGCTTTCTCTGGTTTGTCTGCATTGAGGATATTGTACTTGGACGACAACCAGCTGAGCTCCGTCCCGACGGCATCGTTTAGCTTGTTAGGAAGTCTCGCAGAACTTCACGTCGGTCTAAATGCATTCTCTTTTCTACCGGACGATGCCTTCGCTGGACTCAACAGATTAACAGTGCTGGATCTTAACGGAGCGGGACTCTCCAATATCAGCGAGAATGCATTCCGAGGACTTCCCGGCTTGAGAAGTCTAAATCTATTCGGAAACAGATTGATGACGGTGCCAACTCAACAGTTATCCGGTCTCACGAGGTTGGAGGAACTGTTCATTGGACAAAATGACTTTCATGCTCTCGAGATTCACTCGTTCAAAGGACTGAAGAACTTAAAGCTCATTGATGTCACAGGGGCAACTCAACTCGAACGTGTCGCAAAAGGTGCTTTTGAagacaatttaaatttagaaaccATAGTGTTGGTCAATAATAAGAAATTATCGGCAGTAGAGGAAGGAAGTTTTTTAAGTCTTCCCAAACTACGACACGTTCTATTGCGAGATAATGCAATTCAAACTTTAAGCGAAACTACATTTATAGGGAAAGAGCTCAAACAGCTGGATTTAACAGATAATCCAATTTTCTGCGACTGCCAGCTGCTGTGGCTTCGGacacttttaaatgaaaaaagtaaTTTCACGCAAATTCAGTGCGCTAATCCGGATCATTTACGTGATAAGTATTTAAGAGCACTGACTGCTGACGATTTAGGCTGTGTTTTGCACGACTCTCGTCAACAGACTATAATCTGCATCATCGTGGTGGCGTGTGTCGCCGTAGTCGCGACCCTCGTGCTCATCCTGTACAGATACCGCAAAAGCATGCAGGAGAAATTAAAGGATTACAAATGGAACAAGGGGCGGAAGAACCTCGAATACCACAAGCCCATCTCGACTGAGGAGGACTGCATCGTGCGCGGCATCCACCCGGCGCATTACCCGGGGCAGTACCCGGCGCAGTACCCGGGACAGCTCCCCGCGGCCTCTGCGCACGGGCCCGGGCTGCGCCCCATCCCGGTGACGGAGCTGTAG